In bacterium, the DNA window CCTGGAGCTTGCTCACCAGCTCCTGGGCGAGGAAGGGGTCGGCGCTGTGGAAGACGCGCCAGGCGTCCGCCCCGTCCGGGCGGCAGAGGCAGGCGTAGTAGCTGTACTCGGTGACGCAGATCAGGAAGCGGTTGGCGGCGATCTGCTCGTCGGTGAGGTACACCGGCGTGATCTCGGGGTGGCTCCAGCCCCCCGGCCCGCGCGCGCCGAGGCAGAAGACCGACGTCCGCGAGCCGGCGAGGCGCGAGAAGCCGGAATACGAGAAGGTCCCGGAATCCACGCTCTGCACGCCGAGGTAGACGAGGCCGCGCGTGCCGCCGAGGCGGCCGATCTCCTCGAGGAAGAGGTTGCGCACCTGGTCGATCTCGCCGCCCGTGAGGGTCAGCCAGTCGCCGACGGGCGGCGGCTCGGGCGTCTCGCCCAGGGCGAGCAGGTGGGCGAAGGCGTTCCAGAAGGAGCGCTCGTCGAGATTGAGGCGGCGCACGAGGCTCGCGCGGTCCTGGGCGAGCCGCTCGCGGGCCCGGCGCAGGATGGCCACGAGCTGCTCGCCGTCGCGGGGGTAGCTGGCCGCGCCCATCACGACCCGGGGCCGCAGCTCCCGCGTCAGGTCGACGGAGAAGACCGTGCCGCGCAGCGCCGCGCGCAGCCGCTTCATGAACATCAGCGAGCCGTAGTAGTCGGTCTCGGCCACGATCACCGCGAACAGTCCCTCCTCGAGCATCGAGACCACGTCGGTCTCGCGCGCGATCTCGAGGACCTTTGCCGCGAACTCCTTGAGCATCTGGCGCGCCTGGGACTCCTTGAGGGCCGCCTTGACCGCGCCGTAGTTGTCGAGCTGGATGACGACGGCCGAGAAGCTGCGCCCGTAGCGGTGCGCGATATTGACCTCCTTCTCGCCGGCCTGGTGGAAGTAGACGGGCGAGTACGTGGCGGTCACCGGGTCGAGCACGTCGCGGGCGGCCTCCAGGGCGAAGCTGCGGGCGTTCTCGAGCGCGAGCGCGCCGCTCTCGGCGATGGCGCGCGCGACGGCGACCTGGTGCTCGCGGTGCGGTGCGTCGTCGCGTCGCGGGCCGAGGACCGCCATCCCGCGGACCCGCTCGCCCACCCGCAGCGGGAGCCGGAAGCGGTGTCCGCCGCCGGCCGACCCCTCGGGGTGCTGGCCGCCGTCGCGGTCTTCGAGGACCGCCCGCCCGCGGAAGAACTGCTCGCGCAGCGCCGGGGTGGCGAAGCCCGCCTCCGGCCGCTCCAGGCGCACGTCGTGGATGCCGCGCCGCGCCGCGAAGACGAAGGTGTCGTCCTCCTCGCGGTGGAAGAAGAGCGCCGCCCAGGCCGCGCCGGTCTCGCCGGCGAGCAGGTCGAGGAAGTGGTCGATCACCCGGTCGGTGTCGAGCATCGCGAGCAGCTCCAGCCCGCGCCGGTGCACGCGCAGCTGCTCCGCGAAGAGGACGTTCTCCCCCGCCAGCCGCGAGCGCTCGCGGTCCAGCGTCTGGCGCTCGATGAGCGTGCGCAGCAGCAGGAGCAGCTCGTCGCCGTCCACCGGCTTGGTCAGGTAGTCCGCCGCCCCGCGCTTGAGCGCCTCGACGGCCTTGCGCAGCGACTGCATGCTCGTGATCATCACGACGTCCTGGCGCGGGTTGGCCGAGCGCACCGCCTCGAGGAGGGCGAGGCCGTCCTCGGCGCCGAGGACCATGTCCGAGATCACGACCTCGCAGGGCTGCTCGCGGTAGAGGCGCAGCCCCTCGGCGACGCTCTCGGCGTGGGCGACCTGGTAGCCCTCGCGCGTCAGGAGCTGCTCGTAGAAGGAGGCGTAGAAGGCATCCTTCTCGACGACGAGTATCGTCCCCCTCGACACGTCCCTTCCACCCTCCGGCCCGGCGCCGACAACCGCCGCACGACCATAGCACA includes these proteins:
- a CDS encoding response regulator, which codes for MSRGTILVVEKDAFYASFYEQLLTREGYQVAHAESVAEGLRLYREQPCEVVISDMVLGAEDGLALLEAVRSANPRQDVVMITSMQSLRKAVEALKRGAADYLTKPVDGDELLLLLRTLIERQTLDRERSRLAGENVLFAEQLRVHRRGLELLAMLDTDRVIDHFLDLLAGETGAAWAALFFHREEDDTFVFAARRGIHDVRLERPEAGFATPALREQFFRGRAVLEDRDGGQHPEGSAGGGHRFRLPLRVGERVRGMAVLGPRRDDAPHREHQVAVARAIAESGALALENARSFALEAARDVLDPVTATYSPVYFHQAGEKEVNIAHRYGRSFSAVVIQLDNYGAVKAALKESQARQMLKEFAAKVLEIARETDVVSMLEEGLFAVIVAETDYYGSLMFMKRLRAALRGTVFSVDLTRELRPRVVMGAASYPRDGEQLVAILRRARERLAQDRASLVRRLNLDERSFWNAFAHLLALGETPEPPPVGDWLTLTGGEIDQVRNLFLEEIGRLGGTRGLVYLGVQSVDSGTFSYSGFSRLAGSRTSVFCLGARGPGGWSHPEITPVYLTDEQIAANRFLICVTEYSYYACLCRPDGADAWRVFHSADPFLAQELVSKLQERYLLQQRVG